A window of the Mus pahari chromosome 1, PAHARI_EIJ_v1.1, whole genome shotgun sequence genome harbors these coding sequences:
- the LOC110335068 gene encoding olfactory receptor 51H1-like, with translation MNSNASQTNHHSFILTGIPGMPDKNPWMAFPLGFLYTLTLLGNGTILAVVKVEQSLHEPMYYFLCILALTDVSLSMSTLPSMLSIFWFNAPEIPFDACITQMFFIHGFGVVESGVLVSMAFDRFVAIRDPLRYASILTHGLIGKIGLVVLGRAVCVVFPVPFLIKRLPFCRSNVLSHSYCLHQDAMRLACASTRVNSLYGLIVVILTLGLDALIILFSYVLILKTVLGIASRAERLKALNTCLSHICAVLLFYIPLIGATMIHRFGKHLSPVVHMFMANIYLLLPPVLNPIVYSVKTKQIRRRIIQVFRGRKNMA, from the coding sequence ATGAACTCAAATGCTTCACAAACCAATCACCATAGCTTCATTCTGACAGGCATCCCAGGGATGCCAGACAAGAACCCGTGGATGGCCTTTCCCCTGGGGTTTCTCTACACACTAACCCTCCTGGGAAATGGCACCATCCTAGCAGTTGTCAAGGTAGAGCAGAGCCTCCATGAGCCTATGTACTACTTCCTCTGCATTTTGGCTCTGACTGATGTGAGTCTCTCCATGTCTACATTGCCCTCTATGCTCAGCATCTTCTGGTTCAACGCCCCTGAAATTCCTTTTGATGCATGCATCACGCAGATGTTCTTCATCCATGGATTTGGAGTAGTAGAATCTGGAGTCTTAGTGTCCATGGCCTTTGACAGATTTGTGGCTATCCGTGACCCACTGCGTTATGCTTCCATCCTCACTCATGGGCTTATTGGAAAGATTGGACTAGTTGTCTTGGGGCGGGCAGTCTGTGTGGTCTTTCCAGTGCCCTTTCTTATAAAACGGCTGCCCTTCTGTCGTTCCAATGTCTTATCCCATTCATACTGTCTTCACCAAGATGCAATGAGGTTAGCCTGTGCCAGTACTCGTGTCAACAGCCTCTATGGCCTCATCGTTGTCATCCTTACATTAGGACTTGATGCCCTCATTATTCTCTTCTCATATGTACTTATCCTGAAGACAGTGCTGGGCATTGCCTCCAGAGCTGAGAGGCTCAAAGCCCTCAACACCTGCCTCTCTCACATTTGTGCTGTGCTTCTATTTTATATTCCTCTCATTGGTGCCACCATGATACACAGATTTGGAAAACATTTATCGCCAGTTGTGCACATGTTCATGGCCAATATctaccttctccttccccctgtgCTAAACCCTATAGTCTACAGTGTGAAGACAAAGCAGATACGTAGACGGATCATCCAAGTGTTCCGGGGAAGAAAGAACATGGCCTAG